The following is a genomic window from Pecten maximus chromosome 19, xPecMax1.1, whole genome shotgun sequence.
AACTTGGtaacttggtttggtttggttttatttgtttaacgtcctattaacagctatggtatgtctcggctaggggacagaaccaaaagccttcctcacagcggcgaacgctcaactaaatgcAAAAAAGTGAGGTATTGtgaagggagacattaggaagaagagaAATTATAAGATCCCACATTGaatcgcctcttacgatcatgcaataggggcagcaggtacaattcttaggACTGTACCTAAATGTCCAGGCCGAATGAGTTGTGGAATGTCAACTGAAATGTTGAAGAGGGGTGCTGAGTTACGTTAAACAGGCAGAGAATTCGAATAATCCCAAAATATCAATTTGTCAAAGAGTATTGCTCCAAAGGACCCTTCCAAAGGACTGTAGTTGAAAGAAACAAAACTAAAGTTTACAAATAACATGGTATATGTGTGAGGAgattgtaatctgatgtacctgACATGGAGGAATGGTAGGGGTTGGGATGAGTTGTGCATgactataaaatatatatgaagtAGGAGAGGGTGTTGGACCCTACATTATCGGGTTGGGGACActtctatatagatatagtaaACAGTTACAGTTGTTTGCACCCTAACTTATTGGAGATAGTACCATATGAAAGTGGTTTTAGACCATACATAGGTATTCGTGGCGGGGGATTAGATGCACCTACCTTTATATAGCATTTGTGCATAGATATCTGGATGGGGCAGGTGAGGTGTTATTTAAAGTAGTCTCGTCTTAGTTTAACAATTGTTCTTATGAATTATGTTATAGAAAAGATGACTACCattccaaaataaaatatatcaaaccatTTCTTTGTTTCATTGGTTATCCTAAGTAATAGATAATTTGTATCACAAAATGCAAATAAATGCATGCATACCAGATCAAAATGATTTCGATTTGTCCAAGATAGACTACTATATTTTTGGGGGATTTGCAGGAGAGTAATTGTAAATGAATCAATTGTTTTGCTTTtacaacatgtatacatttttggCTGGTAAGTATGGAATCTCAATTTATTAACAGACATTACAAAAGAATAAAGTTTAACATGTATGGGTAACAAGGTAACAACACCCCTAGTCGATGATGCTGCCAGAGGACAAACTGGCGGTAGCCTGAATATATTTGTCTCCTCGTTATCATCAAGCGCCATTAGGTCATTCCATAACCATAaaggtttagtttattttgtttaacgtccttttaacagtcatggtaatttaaggacgtgccagatttggaggttgaggaaaccaggagtacccggagaaaagccaccggcctacggtcagtacctggcaactgctcaacgtagatttcgaactcgcaacccagaggtggagggttaatgataaagtgtcaggacacctttaCCACTCGGCCGCCGCGGCCCCGAAAAGGAAATGGCCAGCATCGCTTAATTGAGACAATAGTGCTTCAATAtcctgaaaataaaaacattaccaTTATAAGTTGACACAGTTGCATGCATAAAGATATATAATGGTGTACTCTGtaagttttatattttacatttatccACTACTGAGTGTTGAATGGCGTTGAATAAATTAGcaacaatacaaaaaatatagaCAACTAGTATTATGCAAATAGATGGTGATAGATGGATCACCATTCCCTTGCACAACAAATTAGTTGTAAAAAATCAATCACTGCCAATTAGGGAATAGATTCACATTGTActtcattttattttagaatCAATTGCAAGGTCAAACTAAAAGGAATATTTGCCAGAATCTTTGTGAACTTGGTGCCTTGTGTCTGGCCTATATGGTGTTTGGTATGTAAGTTTAGGTAGGAAAGACATCTAATGCGGCAGGTTTAAATTGtaagtagtatatatatagttatatggtgcTGTTGACCACTCCAAGAGCAGACTATAGGAGAATGAGAGAAATTGTTGAGACATAACCTGGATTGTGTTAAGGGGCAAATACATTTGAAaggaggtggggggggggggggggggcagttttaattgtaaatagtgtatatagtGATATGGTCGCCTAAGTCAGTTTCGTGCTAGGGGGAATTCGTATTTAGCTCATGATCAGTCGGTAGACCAGCATACCAGTAATTAGCCGAGAGTCGCTGGTTCGATCCCCAGTGGAAGCACAATACTCTCTTTCCTGTTACACTAGTTTTTCATGCCAAAGAAAATAACTACATAATTATCGGTTTCTACTATTTtgattaatacatgtacttataaaaAGTTCAAATAATCTGAATAGGCCTATAATGAAGGATCAAGAAGGAAAAAAACAGTTTGTGTCGGAAAGATCCCATAAAATATTTGGGATAAAGAATTTTTGGTTGGTAAGAACCATGAAATAAGCAATTTTTTCAAGGCATTGTCTCCAGTAAGAAAAAAAGACTGCAGCTTTTATTTCATCAACATGCTCACGATAGCTGCGATAACGTGTAGCtttggacgacggacggacagacaatttctgacagatggtcgtcgtcagagagCAGTGCAgacagggtatgaatattcgttttACCTTCACGGCTGTGTAATGTCAACTTTAGTTGCATATTTGCTGTCTGGTGAGCATCAAGGCATGGTAATAACGTCTATCACATATTTAAATTACCTTAAAGCGATacgtttttataaaaaaaaaatgaacacaCACCTACATTGACAAGAGACCATTCGTTCATTTTTATGTATAAATAATATCCCCGTCGGGGGTCTCTTCCCGAAAGACGTGTTTTATTTGGAGCAATCATGCGATATTATATATCTTACGTTATTATTAATGTCGACAGTGTTATCATTGTTCTTAGTAGCATGGTATGGCACAATGATGCCACAAAAAAACCTCGCTAAACTATTATAATTCCCACAAACCCAAGTATCAACTTACCTCGTTCACCATGTTGATGTTGTTCCGGAAGTAGATTCTAGCATGTGATATGCAAATATCCACCGAAGATGAAACGTCGGAATATTCAAGACAGCTTTCATAGCATCTCGATTTTTGGATGTTTATACAGAAAACGGTTatattttttaccttttttatcattattgatattttccaACAATGTTTTAACAGAATTGGTGTGTCATTATATTTTCAGCTCTATACCTTCGGAGACGGAATGCCTCTTTAACGAGCATAGAGAGTGctattatagaaaaaaaaaaacaggaactAAGATTATATTCAAGCGGTTAAAGTTCTGCCAGGTGTTATCACCGACATCATTACTATTTCCAATAGGGGTATCACACTTTTATAAGTACATGGAATGTAGTGAATCCTAGTGATATCACAAGCACTTAGACGTTTATTTGGGAATTCGAGAATCTCTATTATAAGTTGATATCGATATTCAGAGGTATTACGACTGAACTAACTCAGACATGTATTTTGGCTGTTGACGCACGGTTTGATCTTTATTGATCAACTCTATGTAGTCTGTCACTACCATTCACCACACCAGCGAAGAGTAGGCACAGCGGAAACGTTATAGTATCCAGGTGAGCTTAAACATGATACCcttttgtactacatgtatggGATATGGTTGTTAAATTGCCATTAAATTCGACTTCGGTTTTATTTCCATGGCGCTTTCAATTCAATTCCTTTATCGTGTTATAAACATCATCATAAACCTGACTGTCAACTGTATCATAAAGGGCTGACTAATCGATAGCACTAGGTATATATAGTCAACATCCCTTTATTGTATTCATATTACCGTTTGATGCGAAACAAGCCACCAGACTGATGAATTTTCTAAAATTGTAAGTACTATTTCAAATTGTTATACACTTTAGATGAGTTTGAAATCATGTCAAGTCAAAATTAAGGGACAAGTTAAGCCAGGGTAGACCAAACATAGGACATTGTTCAATATAACCTGATTCAACATTTTTTACTGGTTTCCGgaaagattttgtttttatatatattttcacaggaaaacaattatatttaatATGGCCACTTCATCTAAGATTCAGTACTGTCATAAATTAGCTATTGAATTATCTGTTTGTATAGAGGTTTGATTTGGTTATTatcatataaattattaaaCTGCACGCTGAAAGCATAACCCGGACGACTCTATCGTTACATAGTTAAAGATATGGACATTATTTTCGATGTTGGCCTTTTGTTGGTGTCAAAGACGTGGTAGAAGAGTATTTAGAATAGTCACGGTAAACCTCTCAAATGCGTGGATCCCCTAGAAGAGTATTTCGAATAGTAACGGTTCATCTCCCAAACGCGTGGATCCCACAGACACATacctatacaatatatacccaagggccttaacggttaCCCGAGATCCAATAAATTTCAGTCATTAAGGCCTGATTTGATCCCGCCTATCTGCCCCTTGGGGTCAGTAAGAGCAAATGTGTGCATATCATCAAACTGCGAGACTGTACTGACAATTCTAAAAAGGTTAGATTGGGGGGTTTTTTGACCGAAAGGGTCATGATGACCTATCGTCATCGTGttccgtccgtcgtcgtgcgtcgtgcgccgtccgccgtgcgtaagactttttctttcaaaatgctactcctccttaacccttgggtggattacttgtaaatttggtttgaagcatcattgggggagggcactcatattttatataaagaaggCTGGTGTGACCTctggggccccaaaaggggaacttcgGTGAatgtttgctttaaaatcctactcctccttaaccctttggtggatttcatcCAGATTTGTTGTGAAATATCAATAGGGGAGGGCGAtcacatttaatataaatgaggctggtccgaTCCCTAGGGCTAGAAGGGCAGGGGCTCAAAAGGGGAAATGGACTGAAATTTTGCTTTcaaatcctactcctccttaaccatTTAGTGGATGACATCCAaatttgttgtgaaacatcattgggggagggcaattatattttacataaatgagGCTGATGTGAACCAGGAGACCCAAGTGGCCGCGGTCCCCAAAGGGGGAAATTTGGtgaattattgctttaaaatcctacccctttttaacccttgggtggattacatccGAATTTGGTTTGAACCATCATTAGGGGTGGGCAATCTTATTTTATATGAATGAGCCTatagtgtgacccctggggacACAGGGGCGTGGCCCCAAAAGGGAAACTTAGCCAAACTTTTGCTTTAAAACGCTAATCCTGAATGGATTACAAGCAAAGGTTTGAAACATCATCGGGGAAGGGCAATCCTAATCAATATATATGAGGCTTAGTCCGACCCATGAGAACAGAGGGACATGGCCCAAAAATAggaacttggctgaaattttgcttttaagATGCTGCTCCTCCTTTATCCAACATTGATAAAAACcagatttgatctgaaacataactgcCAGCGTATAGacaatttatggtaatgatgcttgattgaggggtgtgtctcTGTAAGTGTTtttcagatgaccgttaaggcccatgggcctcttgtttcctATGACAATCTAACAGATGGTGCTTAAATATACAtatcgaataaaaaaaaagcttACCCCTTCCATAGGGGAAAACGTGGGATCCGAGGttaattaaattttacaatttcggtgaagctttttttttttagaatattcCGTCTTTGATGGATTCTACCATATCGGAGTCTCCATAAGATATTTGACATATCAAGTCAATTTTGCCTCGCCTTAGGCCCCTTTTGGTGGGGACTTCATGTGTATAATTCTCATTTTGATAATCTGTGGTCACGAAAGGTATTTCCAACATTTCATTCAGTTTGCTCAATGGCGAGTCATCTATTTAGCACTACTCATTACGCAGGGACTTTCCTGGGTATTTTGGGAATCGccaaaaatcatcaaattggGAAAATTACGTCGTAAAAGGGGGTAATTGggaaaatttgtaaaactttctgtattacaaaataaacaactttAACACCAATTAAtactgttttgatgttttaatcaCTGATATTAcacttgtacaatgtactttacaGGGACAAGTGCCGATCTTTTGCAAGTTTGAAGTTTTGAACAAGTTGTTCTAATTCATATTCCGTCAGGGTACTGGCTCCCTCTATGTTAATGCGCATTATTGCATTAATTGACTTGCAACTCAATCTGCTGCGCATTGGGGTTTTTAGCAAAGCCATTTGGCTAAAGCTCCTCTCCACTGAGGCCGTTGATGCTGGAATAATGTTCACCAGGTACAGAAGCTTGCACATCATTGGAAAAGATTCTTGGAGTACAGGATCCCCAGagacttttaaaaacattgacaGCAGATTGTTAACCTGGTCACCCTCATTACTATTGGAAGGCTGTGGATTTCTGGCTTTCattctgtaaaaaaattatttcatgatttttgcAAAAATTCTGCAATGtgcaatacatgtatgattatgGATCATGTCAATGaacaaatgatttaattaaattaattttatattagcctatacaaaatatttttgaagtgATGTAGCAAATACAGAACTACTTTATTTCAGATTAATAAACCTTTAGTGAAGATCAGGTTCATAGTCTTTATTAATCAAACTCAGCAGTAAAGTCTTTGGTAGTTCAGGAAATTTATTATCATATGAAGAGTTATTGTAATGAAATGATGTTGATTATACTTAATtattaatcttttttatttttttaactttccTATTCGATTAGTACTGACCTTTTCATGATTTTGATTTGATGCTTGAAGGCACAGTATTCAGCTTCAGTTGCATCTGGATCAAGATCCCTCTCACATCTTGTCACATGACCTTGGAAAATGTCCTCTCCAGGTTCCCCATAGTGTCCACAAAGTACAGTCAATGCCTCCTAaggtaaaaaaaacttaagtcAATAAACAGAAAATGTCTAGGATGAGTCGAGGTAACTGCGTTTAATTATGATTAACATTTTAATACTTGTCAAAACAGCTGTGAATGTCTGACTTAttgttaatgattatattaataatgaatcAAAAACTATCATTGAAGGATCAGttattgtatttaaattgaaCAAGGACTGTGTTGGTCTCcaataaataaagatttaaaaaatcaacaagTTCAATTCTTTCTAATTCTAGAGCATAACTGGAGTGAATATAGGCCTACTTGATATTTATAGTACCTTTCCATGGTTTTGAAGATCAACAGCACTGGCATTGGCTTCGATCATACTAGGATCCAGAGCCTTCCGAAAAGCATCAAACACAGGGTGCATGTAGAAAGCATCATTGATTTCTCCAATCAAACTGTCTATAAATGGAACAGCAACATCTTTAATAAATGCTTTGATGTCAAGGTTCTCAAGGTGACCTCTGTGACGCCTTTGCAGATCAGTTCTTTCATTGATGATGAGAAGCAACTCTGAAAGACGACTGACATATAACTGATCCCCAATCTGATTGTTCTCTTGAAATTCAAGATAAGTCTCTTTAATGACTTCCAGGTCAGTTACTGTTGCTTTCACTTTCTCTTCCACATTGCACAGTACAACATCTGTTTTCTGGAGGTAGAGGCTGAGATGGTTCAGTGGTTTCAACACATCACTCAACACGCAGATCATGGCAACAACATTTTTCTGTACAAGAATAGATCTCAATCCAAATACCTCTGGTTCACGTTTTTGTTGGTATATTTGGTCCAGAGCATCAAGCACCGACTCGTACCTCTCAATAAACCTTACGCATGCTTTGCCATGTGACAACCACCTAGTTGTAGCAGCCCTGATCAACATCAACTTGTCCATGCCATATACAACTTGAACATCTTGCAGCACAGCAAACCTTTGCGGGGAGTACTTGAACAATTTCCATATCGCAAGTAAAGCCTCATCTACCTCAACAAGTAAAGGAAATGTTTTCATCAAATGTTTAAGGCAGAGGGCAAGGCGATGACAGCGACAGTTGATGTACAGGCTCTTTGGTGCATAGTTCCTAAATCGTCTTTGAAGACCTACAAAATTGGAAATGAAATGTTTCAGATATGtagaaaaatattgataaatgagCATGTATACtatttaacaatatttacaatataatttaaataatcaattaatatttcaacacaGTCATAGTGACAGAGTGAATCCCACTGTaactaataataataaattattaactTGATCATGGAGACAGTTTGAGGATATAGGCAGTAATCTTAAAAGTGCTCATCTTTGACTTAAtctaatgttgttgtttttatttctctttctcatgttattatttttacaagttcattttttattgaataGTATACTTACCAGTACGAATGCCACTCATCGAGTTGGTGCCATCAAAGGCAACAAACCGACATTTTTCAATGGGTATCCCTTTTGCTATGAGAAAACCGTGGAGGACATCCATCAGGGTGGCACTGTCTGTCTTTTGAACTTCAACCAAACCCATGAAGTGGTCTGTGAAATTGGATTGAGTTTCATGGTACCAGCGGCAAAACACAGATAATTGTGTTTTGTTGGCCTCGTCGGTGCTCTCATCAGCTAGCAAACTGTAAAATGGGGCTTTGCGTAGAGAGTCCAGTAGGCTTTGCTCAATGTTCTCCCctattaattcaattaattctGTGGCAGTTTTAACTGATAGGTAAGTAGCCTGTGGTGGTGCGATTTCAATATGCCTGGCAATATCCTCTACACCTAAACTTGCAACAAATCTCACAAAATCTTCAAAATTTGTTTGGGCCCATTTCTTCCTGATGATAAAGTATATTGattgaaacagttttttcaacACACTTGCATTCCTTTCTTTTTCAGCTTTAAGATCAGACTCATTTTTCATTGACAACTGTTCCAGtacagacattttttgtttcaaaccAATTTTCACTTTCACTTCTGCATTTATTTTGGATGCCTTCAGATGTGGGGTACTGTTTGCATGCTTATCTAATAATCGAGATGGATGTGTACCCAATGTCTCAAGGCCTGGGGAGATAAATGGAGACGTAACACTTATCACACTCATAGAGCTTGAATCTGAACAGTTACTGCCATATGTTAATTCACACAACTTACAAAGGTATCCTTTTTCCGAGGTGTGGTAAAGCCAAGGATAGTTGACAGTATATCTGTTCATGTCAAATCGCCGCCGATCTATGTTACTGTGAGCTGGCTTAAAATCAATCTCGGCCCGTGTCTCCCTGAGTTGAACTTTCTTTTGAAGTGGCGTGGTAGTCGTGGAGGCAACCATAGCGACTGGAGTCTGTACAGCTACTTCCACTGAAACTGTTTCACTTTGTTTGCAGATATTTGCGCCGTCGCTATCGCCAGTAACGGATTTTATTTCATCACACAATTTGTTAATGTTATTATCACCGACGTCAGTCGGTTTGCACTCTGTCTCGTCATTACTTGGTGCATCGACACTAACATCAAGTTTTTGTCGTTTTGAAAAAAACGCTGATATAAGCGTCGAACTTGGCTTATTTTTCGGAACCTTCCTCACATAATACTTCCCGTTGTGAGACATTTTGTTTCTAGCGGATACATCATTTGAACGCTTGTAAATAACAATACTATGTTCCTTTCTTATTCAAACGCTCAAGCGATACAGATTTCGGTgatttataacaaacaaaacgaaAGTAATAAAATCCGGATTTGAGAAAATCGGCAGCAagattgggattttttttttccggattgggaatttttattgtttttttctaattGGGAACGGTGCCGATATTCGGTACCATTTATATAGGCAGGAAAGTCCCTGTTACGCCACgttgttttaaaagaaaaatgtaaGATGAGATGTTGTATAACCGTGATTTTTgtttagaaaattaaaaaaaaaaaaaaaatctttaaaaaagataaacggcatagttttaatgctggtggttataatgtaaaactgacggtgaaataaataaacgaaCTCAAGCgttttagcacgaataacaaaattatatcagtttgaatcatttttggtaataataagactgcatttgaatcagaaatataattttattaatgtgtcatttaaaaagataatctacttattcagcttgcattcaatcttttctttgtttcgtttttaactgaaCATCTGCATTTTGCAGTTatcgctacattgaccaatcacacacttcatcttgaccagtaacgccacctgtcgcatcatatccggggccaaaagaaaactaaacggctatgccgaaaaaaactcaattttgttagtcgttaaacttaacAAACTTaactggatattgtagttccagtttgtgttgtattaatacgctgataagtaTAGCGTGTGACGGATGGCATTTcaacgtacatcaatgccagagctccCAACAAGACAATATAATGACAATGCCAGACTAATTTAAATATTCgcatttatattatacattgtattaggCAATTCTTAAAAATgcttaaatgttttttatttagttCTTAAAACAGATTTTCACACTTTAACAcgaacaaaacaacaatataaactTGTTTGGAAATCAGGATTCATTTACCGCTCTTAAAAGAAACACACGCCAACCATATTTTGAATGCGAAATAATCAAACTTaacacaaaacatttacatGCCCTGACACTGATTATTGAAATACATATCCTCACCGTATACCCAAACGCGATAGTATAAGGTGaggatctgtattttaatcagattggtgtaaattgatatatttacctCTCCTGCGGTAAGTTAAGACTGAATATAATGTTGGATACTAAGGATTTCATTTGAGATCAGCcgtgcaggtagggcgtaagaattgtaccttcTGTCCCCATTGTATGatatcgtaagaggcgactaaatttgggatcttatctttctcttcttcttaacaacttcttcctaatgtctaccttgacaatgtctcacttttggcctttagttgagcgttcgcccctgtgaggaaggctttgggttttgtcacctggccgagacataccagtctctAAAAATcgtagttgctactcctgcttagcactcagcaCATAAGGAGTGGGGCGACTGGTTTGCCAGTTGTCATaataatatgaccgggtggggtgtgctgctgggtgttttcggcagtattcttcagtgaggtagcactttaaattgGCAAAAGTCGTActtgctgcccccattgcatgatcgtaagaggcgactaaatttgggatcttatcttttctcttctttcttaacagctttcttcttcctaatgtctcccttgacaatgcctcaattttggcctttagttgaacgttcgcccctgtgaggaaggctttgggttctgtcccctagccgagacctaccagagtctttaaaaatggtagttgctgctcatgattagcgctcagcatattaggagtgggacgactggttcacccgttgtcagtataatgtgaccgggtggggtgtgctgctgggtgtcttcggcagtattcttcagtgaggtagcactataaatcggcaaaagttccggcctatcacaaggagacttaataCGAACATACCGCTGCCTCcgaaaacacacatacgcactcaccacacgcatgcatgtcgcacgcacgggaggccgtccttaaatgaccttagctgttaataggacgttaaacaaaataaaccaaacaaaactggattaaaggtaaaataatacaatattatatatcattttacaagCAATAGTTTAATCATTTGATATGATTAATGCGTAATCAACAACACTGATTAGAAGTGtttgaaaataatatcaaaGCATAAAAACTGActagaaatatttgatataaaataaatgactagggacaattatatacaaatattgacaacctatattgtaaaataattgaATACCTAGAGTATACATATCACAACTTTTGTCACTTGAACATTAAACAACAACTGGAATACACAATATGTAACTGAATAAAAATTtgagtatttaaaaaaaaaatggacaacttttgattttgacatcaCTATTTTGAAAAGCACCTTTCCATGGTTCGGCCTTTTCAGAGTTGTGTTtacttcagctagctaaaggtCTCTGGCTATTTTTTGGTTCTAACGCCAATCGGCCTTTAGCAACTGAATCCTATAAACACGTCGTAAGTTCTGCCCTGGAAAAAAAGGGACGATAATATCGGTATTCATGAGTGTAAACTTTGTGACAAAGGTGTGTACTTACAGTTTAGGTAAAGAATGAAGTGAAGTaaggggcaataactctgttaTGGTTCCTTACGGCACGTAATGATAAcacgagctaattcgcctattttgccggatataatagcgatttgGGAGCCAAAAAATGGCTCGTAGGATTTGGATGATTTTTTGCatcattgtaaaactcggctcgatctaggtctgagtgtatctggtatccctgtgcAAATAGTTTTTTGTGGGATATTTTGGGTTAAACATGGCAAAATCGTCATTTTTACcgagaggttctgtttaaattgCCCTAAAAAttcgagagaaaaaaatccAGGAACATATATAATGCaca
Proteins encoded in this region:
- the LOC117317961 gene encoding uncharacterized protein LOC117317961, encoding MSHNGKYYVRKVPKNKPSSTLISAFFSKRQKLDVSVDAPSNDETECKPTDVGDNNINKLCDEIKSVTGDSDGANICKQSETVSVEVAVQTPVAMVASTTTTPLQKKVQLRETRAEIDFKPAHSNIDRRRFDMNRYTVNYPWLYHTSEKGYLCKLCELTYGSNCSDSSSMSVISVTSPFISPGLETLGTHPSRLLDKHANSTPHLKASKINAEVKVKIGLKQKMSVLEQLSMKNESDLKAEKERNASVLKKLFQSIYFIIRKKWAQTNFEDFVRFVASLGVEDIARHIEIAPPQATYLSVKTATELIELIGENIEQSLLDSLRKAPFYSLLADESTDEANKTQLSVFCRWYHETQSNFTDHFMGLVEVQKTDSATLMDVLHGFLIAKGIPIEKCRFVAFDGTNSMSGIRTGLQRRFRNYAPKSLYINCRCHRLALCLKHLMKTFPLLVEVDEALLAIWKLFKYSPQRFAVLQDVQVVYGMDKLMLIRAATTRWLSHGKACVRFIERYESVLDALDQIYQQKREPEVFGLRSILVQKNVVAMICVLSDVLKPLNHLSLYLQKTDVVLCNVEEKVKATVTDLEVIKETYLEFQENNQIGDQLYVSRLSELLLIINERTDLQRRHRGHLENLDIKAFIKDVAVPFIDSLIGEINDAFYMHPVFDAFRKALDPSMIEANASAVDLQNHGKEALTVLCGHYGEPGEDIFQGHVTRCERDLDPDATEAEYCAFKHQIKIMKRMKARNPQPSNSNEGDQVNNLLSMFLKVSGDPVLQESFPMMCKLLYLVNIIPASTASVERSFSQMALLKTPMRSRLSCKSINAIMRINIEGASTLTEYELEQLVQNFKLAKDRHLSL